A portion of the Actinomycetes bacterium genome contains these proteins:
- the rapZ gene encoding RNase adapter RapZ, translated as MSGAGRSTAAKVLEDLGWFVVDNLPPALIPTMLELGGRSQGGVPRIAVVVDVRSGEFFADLSAALDTLAAHGRTPRLIYLEASDAALVRRFESVRRMHPLQGDGRILDGIAAERALVEDLRAAADVVIDTTELNVHELREKVEQAFLAEGEQSRLHATVVSFGFKYGLPVDADLVVDVRFLPNPHWVPELRPLTGLDPAVSGHVLGDRQAQELMDRYAEVLRVIVPGYLREGKRYLTLAVGCTGGKHRSVAIAEEVARRLRAAGIDCQVEHRDLGRE; from the coding sequence ATGTCGGGGGCCGGCCGGAGCACGGCCGCCAAGGTGCTCGAGGACCTGGGCTGGTTCGTGGTGGACAACCTGCCCCCGGCTCTCATCCCGACCATGCTCGAGCTCGGCGGCCGCAGCCAGGGCGGGGTGCCCCGCATCGCCGTCGTCGTCGACGTCAGAAGCGGCGAGTTCTTCGCCGACCTCAGCGCCGCCCTGGACACTCTCGCGGCACACGGTCGTACGCCGCGGCTGATCTACCTCGAGGCCAGTGACGCGGCCCTGGTCCGACGCTTCGAGAGCGTCCGCCGCATGCATCCCCTGCAGGGCGACGGACGGATCCTTGACGGCATCGCCGCGGAGCGGGCCCTCGTCGAGGACCTCAGGGCGGCGGCCGACGTGGTCATCGACACCACCGAGCTCAACGTGCACGAGCTGCGGGAGAAGGTCGAGCAGGCCTTCCTGGCCGAGGGTGAGCAGAGCCGGCTGCACGCCACCGTGGTGTCGTTCGGGTTCAAGTACGGGCTCCCGGTGGACGCCGACCTCGTGGTCGACGTCCGCTTCCTGCCCAACCCACACTGGGTGCCGGAGCTGCGCCCGCTCACCGGCCTGGACCCGGCGGTCTCGGGGCACGTGCTCGGTGACCGGCAGGCCCAGGAGCTCATGGACCGCTACGCCGAGGTCCTGCGGGTGATCGTCCCCGGGTACCTGCGCGAGGGGAAGCGCTACCTCACCCTCGCCGTGGGGTGCACCGGGGGCAAGCACCGCAGCGTGGCCATCGCGGAGGAGGTGGCGCGGCGGCTGCGCGCCGCCGGGATCGACTGTCAGGTCGAGCATCGCGACCTGGGCCGCGAATGA
- the yvcK gene encoding uridine diphosphate-N-acetylglucosamine-binding protein YvcK has product MTSGPSVVALGGGHGLAASLQALRRVTDRLTAVVTVADDGGSSGRLRDEFDCLPPGDLRMALAALCGDDEWGQLWSRLAQHRFSSGGELDGHAVGNLLIVGLWQLLGDPVAALDQVGRLLGAQGRVLPMSREPVGIAAAVVFDGEPAPQIVRGQVAVATTPGRVVELLLEPPTPVACEEAVRAIEAADWVVLGPGSWFTSVLPNLMVPGLRDALVSTDAHRMVVLNLAPQPGETEGFSPGQHLDALAAHAPTLAIDVVLADPRAVPDVAALAAVTAGLGAKLVLEPVARADDPLRHDPVALAGACARLLDRGRIGAWR; this is encoded by the coding sequence ATGACGTCGGGCCCCTCGGTCGTGGCCCTGGGCGGGGGTCACGGGCTGGCCGCCTCGCTGCAGGCCCTGCGCCGGGTCACCGACCGGCTGACGGCCGTGGTCACCGTGGCCGACGACGGCGGGTCCAGCGGCCGGCTGCGCGACGAGTTCGACTGCCTGCCGCCAGGCGATCTGCGGATGGCGTTGGCGGCGCTGTGCGGCGACGACGAGTGGGGCCAGCTGTGGAGCCGGCTGGCGCAGCACCGGTTCAGCAGCGGGGGAGAGCTCGACGGGCACGCCGTGGGCAACCTGCTGATCGTCGGGCTGTGGCAGCTGCTCGGCGACCCGGTCGCCGCGCTGGACCAGGTCGGGCGGCTGCTCGGCGCCCAGGGCCGGGTGCTGCCGATGTCGCGCGAGCCGGTCGGCATCGCTGCCGCCGTCGTGTTCGACGGCGAGCCCGCCCCGCAGATCGTCCGTGGGCAGGTGGCCGTGGCGACGACGCCCGGCCGGGTGGTGGAGCTGCTGCTCGAGCCGCCGACCCCGGTGGCCTGCGAGGAGGCGGTGCGGGCCATCGAGGCGGCCGACTGGGTGGTACTCGGCCCGGGCTCCTGGTTCACCAGCGTGCTGCCGAACCTCATGGTACCGGGCCTGCGCGACGCGCTGGTGAGCACCGACGCCCACCGCATGGTCGTGCTGAACCTGGCTCCCCAGCCGGGGGAGACCGAGGGCTTCTCCCCGGGCCAGCACCTCGACGCCCTCGCGGCGCACGCCCCGACGCTGGCCATCGACGTCGTGCTCGCCGACCCGCGGGCGGTGCCCGACGTGGCCGCGCTGGCCGCGGTCACCGCGGGTCTCGGCGCCAAGCTGGTGCTGGAGCCGGTGGCCCGGGCCGACGACCCGCTGCGTCACGACCCGGTTGCGCTGGCAGGAGCGTGTGCCCGCCTGCTGGACCGTGGCAGGATCGGCGCATGGCGATGA
- the whiA gene encoding DNA-binding protein WhiA, which produces MAMTAAVKDELSRLNITKPCCRKAEVSAMLRFAGGLHIVSGRIVIEAELDTGAAARRLRRELAEVFGHASDVVVLAPAGLRRGNRYVVRVTKDGEALARQTGLLDGRGRPVRGLPSQVVSGSACDAEAAWRGAFLAHGSLTEPGRSSSLEVTCPGPEAALALVGAARRLGIPAKAREVRGVDRVVIRDGDAIGALLTRLGAHDTVLAWEERRMRREVRATANRLANFDDANLRRSARAAVAAGSRVKRALEILGDDAPEHLAAAGRLRLEQSQASLEELGQLADPPLTKDAVAGRIRRLLAMADKRAEELGVPGTEAELTPEMLQG; this is translated from the coding sequence ATGGCGATGACAGCAGCGGTGAAGGACGAGCTCTCGAGGCTGAACATCACCAAACCCTGCTGTCGCAAGGCCGAGGTGTCGGCCATGCTGCGGTTCGCCGGCGGCCTGCACATCGTGAGCGGCCGGATCGTCATCGAGGCGGAGCTGGACACCGGGGCGGCCGCCCGGCGGCTGCGCCGAGAGCTGGCCGAGGTGTTCGGGCACGCCAGCGACGTCGTCGTGCTCGCCCCGGCCGGGCTGCGCCGCGGCAACCGCTACGTGGTCCGAGTCACCAAGGACGGCGAGGCGCTGGCCCGGCAGACCGGCTTGCTCGACGGGCGTGGTCGCCCGGTCCGCGGACTGCCGTCGCAGGTCGTGTCCGGCTCCGCCTGCGACGCCGAGGCCGCGTGGCGCGGGGCCTTCCTGGCCCACGGCTCGCTGACCGAGCCGGGCCGCTCGTCGTCCCTCGAAGTCACCTGCCCGGGGCCGGAGGCGGCCCTCGCTCTGGTCGGTGCCGCCCGCCGGCTGGGCATCCCGGCCAAGGCCCGCGAGGTGCGGGGCGTCGACCGCGTGGTCATCCGCGACGGCGACGCGATCGGCGCGCTGCTGACCCGGCTGGGTGCCCACGACACCGTGCTGGCCTGGGAGGAGCGGCGGATGCGCCGCGAGGTGCGGGCCACCGCCAACCGGCTGGCCAACTTCGACGACGCCAACCTGCGCCGGTCGGCCCGGGCCGCCGTCGCCGCCGGGAGCCGGGTGAAGCGGGCGCTGGAGATCCTCGGCGACGACGCTCCCGAGCACCTGGCCGCCGCCGGTCGGCTGCGGCTCGAGCAGTCCCAGGCCAGCCTCGAGGAGCTCGGCCAGCTGGCCGACCCGCCGCTGACCAAGGACGCGGTGGCCGGTCGGATCAGGCGGCTGCTGGCCATGGCGGACAAGCGAGCCGAGGAGCTCGGCGTGCCCGGCACCGAGGCCGAGCTCACCCCCGAGATGCTGCAGGGCTGA
- the gap gene encoding type I glyceraldehyde-3-phosphate dehydrogenase, whose translation MTIRVGINGFGRIGRNFYRALLAQEAADIEIVGVNDLTDNATLAHLLKYDSILGRLGVPVSHSEKAITVGDKSFAALAERDPAALPWKDLGADIVLESTGHFTKASDARKHVDAGAQKVIISAPAKEEDVTVVMGVNESDYDPATHTVISNASCTTNCLAPMAKVLNDTFGIEHGLMTTIHAYTNDQVILDFPHKDLRRARAAAINMIPTTTGAAKAIGLVLPDLKGKLDGYAMRVPVPTGSATDLTFKMARPAGKDEINAAMKAAAEGPLRGILEYTEDPIVSTDIVTNPASCIFDSGLTNVMGDSAKVVGWYDNEWGYSNRLVDLITYVGASL comes from the coding sequence GTGACCATCCGCGTAGGCATCAACGGCTTCGGACGCATCGGCCGCAACTTCTACCGGGCGCTCCTCGCGCAGGAAGCGGCGGACATCGAGATCGTCGGCGTGAACGACCTCACCGACAACGCCACCCTCGCCCACCTGCTGAAGTACGACAGCATCCTCGGGCGCCTCGGCGTCCCGGTGAGCCACAGCGAGAAGGCGATCACCGTCGGCGACAAGAGCTTCGCAGCCCTCGCCGAACGTGACCCGGCCGCGCTGCCCTGGAAGGACCTCGGTGCGGACATCGTCCTGGAGTCGACCGGCCACTTCACCAAGGCCTCCGACGCCCGCAAGCACGTCGACGCCGGCGCCCAGAAGGTGATCATCTCCGCTCCCGCGAAGGAGGAGGACGTCACCGTCGTCATGGGTGTGAACGAGTCGGACTACGACCCGGCCACCCACACCGTGATCTCCAACGCCTCGTGCACGACGAACTGCCTCGCCCCGATGGCCAAGGTGCTCAACGACACCTTCGGCATCGAGCACGGCCTGATGACCACGATCCACGCGTACACCAACGACCAGGTGATCCTGGACTTCCCGCACAAGGACCTGCGCCGGGCCCGCGCCGCCGCGATCAACATGATCCCGACGACCACCGGCGCCGCGAAGGCGATCGGGCTGGTGCTGCCCGACCTGAAGGGCAAGCTGGACGGCTACGCGATGCGCGTCCCGGTGCCCACCGGCTCGGCCACCGACCTCACCTTCAAGATGGCCCGCCCGGCCGGCAAGGACGAGATCAACGCGGCCATGAAGGCCGCGGCCGAGGGGCCGCTGCGCGGCATCCTGGAGTACACCGAGGACCCGATCGTCTCCACCGACATCGTGACCAACCCGGCGTCCTGCATCTTCGACTCCGGTCTGACCAACGTCATGGGTGACAGCGCGAAGGTCGTCGGCTGGTACGACAACGAGTGGGGCTACTCGAACCGGCTGGTCGACCTCATCACGTACGTCGGCGCCTCGCTGTAG
- a CDS encoding phosphoglycerate kinase, which translates to MRTVDDLDVAGRRVLVRSDLNVPLKDGVITDDGRIRASLPTIQALAARGARVVVCAHLGRPKGEVRPELSLRPVADRLGELLGRPVAFASDVVGDRARAVVGGLADGEVAVLENLRFDPRETSKDDAERAAMAADLAQLADLYVSDGFGVVHRKQASVYDIAGLLPHAAGGLVLKEAKAFDRVLNDPERPYVVVLGGSKVSDKLGVIGNLLGHVDRLLVGGGMCFTFLKAQGLEVGDSLLEADQVDACRGFLEQAASAGVELLLPVDVVVAQELAADAETRVVPAERIEPGWKGLDIGPATIELFGSRLADARTVVWNGPMGVFELAPFAEGTRAVAEAITRVDGTTVVGGGDSAAAVRQLGLPADGFTHISTGGGASLELLEGKTLPGLAVLEED; encoded by the coding sequence GTGCGCACGGTCGACGACCTGGACGTCGCTGGTCGACGGGTGCTGGTCCGCTCCGACCTCAACGTCCCGCTCAAGGACGGCGTCATCACCGACGACGGCCGGATCCGGGCCAGCCTCCCGACCATCCAGGCACTGGCGGCACGGGGGGCACGGGTCGTCGTGTGTGCGCACCTGGGCCGGCCCAAGGGCGAGGTCCGGCCCGAGCTGTCGCTCCGGCCGGTGGCCGACCGGCTCGGCGAGCTGCTCGGCCGGCCGGTCGCCTTCGCCTCGGACGTCGTGGGCGACCGCGCCCGAGCGGTCGTCGGCGGCCTGGCCGACGGCGAGGTCGCCGTGTTGGAGAACCTGCGGTTCGACCCGCGGGAGACGTCCAAGGACGACGCCGAGCGGGCCGCCATGGCCGCCGACCTGGCCCAGCTCGCCGACCTGTACGTGAGCGACGGCTTCGGGGTCGTGCACCGAAAGCAGGCCTCGGTGTACGACATCGCCGGGCTGCTGCCGCACGCCGCCGGCGGCCTGGTGCTGAAGGAGGCCAAGGCGTTCGACCGGGTACTCAACGACCCCGAGCGGCCCTACGTCGTCGTGCTCGGCGGGTCCAAGGTGTCCGACAAGCTGGGGGTCATCGGGAACCTGCTCGGCCACGTCGACCGGCTCCTGGTGGGCGGCGGCATGTGCTTCACCTTCCTCAAAGCGCAGGGCCTCGAGGTCGGGGACTCCCTGCTGGAGGCCGACCAGGTCGACGCCTGCCGGGGTTTCCTCGAGCAGGCCGCCAGTGCTGGCGTCGAGCTGCTGCTCCCCGTCGACGTCGTCGTCGCCCAGGAGCTGGCCGCGGACGCAGAGACCCGCGTCGTTCCCGCCGAGAGGATCGAACCGGGCTGGAAGGGCCTGGACATCGGGCCGGCCACCATCGAGCTGTTCGGCTCGCGGCTCGCCGACGCGCGGACGGTCGTCTGGAACGGACCCATGGGTGTGTTCGAGCTGGCGCCGTTCGCGGAGGGGACCCGCGCGGTCGCCGAGGCGATCACCCGGGTCGACGGCACCACCGTCGTCGGCGGCGGCGACTCGGCCGCTGCGGTCCGTCAGCTGGGGCTGCCCGCGGACGGCTTCACCCACATTTCCACCGGCGGTGGTGCCAGCCT